One window of the Pedobacter ginsengisoli genome contains the following:
- a CDS encoding YncE family protein: protein MNQSLLNYRKPAFFAILGCVLGLASCKKDKLPAIDPRPVSTNGLYVLCEGSFGQANNSSITYYDIATKAVTQNYFEQKNGIPLGTDASDLKQYGSKMYCVVTGAKDTNKDSYIEVINIATGKSIKRIPFFDDSKDFMPRYVGFYKNKAYVSGYDGYISKIDTASLTIESRISVGGALEGLAIVNGKLYVTNSNHFYYPSPNNTSVSVVDLNTFTKKLDINVGFNPTKIGATENGDLFTIVKGNYSDVPAQLVKLSSVTDTKVSSNEVSLEYLNVTGTKGFVIGDYLDPYFKTFNISNGTINGNFVTDQTVIKTPYGVTVNTLNNDVYVGDANGYAATGKFFCFGADGKIKFEFATGGSPQSAVFNYSYK, encoded by the coding sequence ATGAATCAATCATTACTTAACTATAGAAAGCCAGCTTTTTTTGCAATTCTTGGCTGTGTATTAGGATTAGCATCCTGTAAAAAAGATAAACTTCCGGCAATAGATCCGCGACCAGTTTCTACAAATGGTTTGTATGTATTATGCGAGGGATCTTTTGGTCAGGCAAATAACAGCTCTATTACTTACTATGATATTGCCACAAAAGCTGTAACTCAGAATTATTTTGAACAGAAAAATGGAATTCCATTAGGTACTGATGCCAGCGATTTAAAACAATACGGTAGCAAAATGTATTGTGTTGTTACCGGAGCTAAGGATACAAATAAGGATTCTTATATAGAGGTTATTAATATTGCAACAGGAAAATCAATTAAAAGAATTCCTTTCTTTGATGATAGCAAAGATTTTATGCCACGTTATGTAGGGTTCTACAAAAACAAAGCATATGTTTCTGGTTATGATGGTTATATCAGTAAAATTGATACTGCAAGTTTAACTATTGAATCGAGAATTTCGGTTGGTGGCGCATTGGAAGGTTTAGCTATTGTAAACGGTAAGCTATACGTAACAAATTCTAATCATTTCTACTATCCTAGTCCTAACAATACATCAGTTTCTGTAGTAGATTTAAATACATTTACTAAGAAATTGGATATAAACGTTGGTTTTAATCCTACTAAAATTGGCGCAACTGAAAATGGCGATCTGTTTACTATTGTAAAAGGAAATTATTCAGATGTTCCAGCTCAGCTTGTTAAGTTAAGTAGCGTAACAGATACAAAAGTTAGTTCTAATGAAGTGAGTTTAGAATATTTAAATGTTACCGGAACAAAAGGCTTTGTAATTGGCGATTATCTGGATCCATATTTTAAAACATTTAACATATCTAATGGTACAATTAATGGGAATTTTGTTACAGATCAGACAGTGATTAAAACACCTTATGGTGTTACCGTTAATACACTAAACAATGATGTTTATGTTGGAGATGCAAATGGTTATGCCGCTACAGGTAAGTTCTTTTGCTTTGGTGCCGATGGTAAAATAAAGTTTGAGTTTGCTACAGGTGGTTCGCCTCAAAGTGCAGTATTTAATTATAGCTATAAATAA
- a CDS encoding FecR family protein yields the protein MNEEILIKFLLKETSEEESIAVQKWLDEATSNRAEFARLERIWTASKSLNSTSNVDEEQAWIKFKAKTTSRSNEAIVRPIKQNYWWLKIAAVLVLVAGAWMTYNVFGPANYTDLIASNKVVIEHLPDGSEVTLNKNSEISYATDFKDDRSVKLKNGDVFFNVAHDKSKPFVIKINKVSVTVVGTSFNVKHIKGETEVIVETGIVKVSNGNEVIELHKGEKVLIKEASPKLIKEENTDRLYDYYRSGNFVFYKTPLWKVAEVLNEAYNVNVVVKDASIANETFNTTLKASASLDDNLDIILQTMQNLRIDRNEGQIILSKIK from the coding sequence ATGAACGAGGAAATATTGATAAAGTTTCTTTTAAAAGAAACAAGTGAAGAAGAAAGTATTGCTGTGCAAAAATGGCTGGATGAAGCTACCTCTAACAGGGCCGAATTTGCCCGGCTTGAAAGAATCTGGACTGCAAGTAAAAGTTTAAATAGCACAAGTAATGTTGATGAAGAACAGGCATGGATAAAATTTAAAGCGAAGACAACTTCCAGATCAAATGAGGCTATTGTGAGGCCAATAAAGCAAAACTACTGGTGGTTAAAAATTGCCGCAGTATTGGTTTTGGTTGCCGGAGCATGGATGACGTACAATGTTTTTGGCCCTGCAAATTATACAGACCTGATAGCAAGTAACAAGGTAGTTATTGAGCATTTACCTGATGGATCGGAAGTAACCTTAAATAAAAATTCGGAAATCAGCTATGCTACAGATTTTAAAGACGACCGCAGTGTTAAACTAAAAAATGGTGATGTATTTTTTAATGTAGCGCACGACAAATCAAAACCGTTTGTAATAAAAATTAATAAAGTATCCGTAACTGTTGTTGGCACTTCATTTAATGTGAAACATATAAAAGGTGAAACTGAAGTTATTGTAGAAACGGGTATTGTAAAAGTGAGCAATGGCAATGAAGTGATAGAACTGCATAAAGGAGAAAAAGTTTTGATCAAAGAGGCATCTCCCAAATTGATTAAAGAAGAAAATACGGATCGGTTATATGATTATTACCGCAGCGGAAACTTTGTATTTTATAAAACACCGCTTTGGAAGGTAGCAGAGGTTTTAAATGAAGCCTACAATGTAAATGTTGTTGTAAAAGATGCCAGTATTGCCAATGAAACCTTTAACACCACACTTAAAGCAAGTGCATCATTAGATGATAACCTTGATATAATCCTGCAAACAATGCAAAATTTAAGAATAGATCGTAACGAAGGGCAGATAATACTATCTAAAATTAAATAA
- a CDS encoding DUF6580 family putative transport protein produces the protein MSEFKFNPRTAILLLIIVAISLIRVAAPLSDNFKEIANFSAVGAIALFGGAYFNNNYKAFGFPLVLLLLSDIFIAKTSGYGFFYAGWYWTYIAFVLMVLVAKLIIKKVTVLSFLGAAVLAVLVHWIVADIGVMYFPGLYEPTFAGYIKCLGAAIPYERLFLYGTLAYGAIMFGAFEVLRAKYPSLSLSANTAV, from the coding sequence ATGTCGGAATTTAAATTCAATCCACGTACTGCTATTCTTTTGTTAATTATTGTTGCGATCAGCCTGATTCGTGTTGCTGCCCCGCTTTCTGATAATTTCAAGGAAATTGCAAATTTCTCTGCCGTGGGGGCGATAGCCTTATTTGGAGGAGCATATTTTAATAACAATTACAAAGCATTTGGATTTCCATTGGTGCTTTTATTGTTAAGCGATATTTTTATTGCAAAAACATCTGGTTACGGCTTCTTTTATGCTGGCTGGTACTGGACATATATTGCGTTTGTGCTAATGGTTTTGGTTGCTAAACTTATCATTAAAAAAGTAACTGTATTAAGTTTTCTTGGTGCAGCTGTACTGGCAGTTCTTGTACACTGGATAGTTGCCGATATTGGAGTTATGTATTTCCCGGGATTGTACGAACCTACATTTGCCGGATATATTAAATGTTTAGGTGCGGCAATACCTTATGAAAGGCTATTTCTTTATGGAACTTTGGCATACGGTGCGATCATGTTTGGAGCATTTGAAGTTTTAAGGGCAAAGTATCCTAGTTTAAGCTTGTCAGCAAATACAGCAGTATAA
- a CDS encoding DUF5074 domain-containing protein, with amino-acid sequence MNNIILKKTLLLTVLAGTLFSCKKDNKEIQEPEQGKFENGFFVINEGWYGHGTGSVSFFDAASGSLKDSVFQKENPGKDFEPKSSTMQFATIFNKNLYVVSKIGGPVVVADAKTLKEVGRIPASPQSDWRAFVGLDENNGLLSSSKGIFKVNLKTYDAPTQLAGTSGQTGDMLKAGKYVYTLSQSEGAVIYNAADLTVAKKIKNVSLGFAQTPNNKVWYTKGKFLYNSDPLTLATDSVELPFTPASTWFAWFSSPIIASTKENTVFLLKSPSFGGGKMLYRYIEGNKASLDQPFITTPDKQSFYKKNLGYYAKTNQIVTTTVQDGYGANYAVNNIYFYDATSGKLAKQIPYEGYYFPAMFVFH; translated from the coding sequence ATGAATAACATTATTTTAAAAAAAACGCTTTTACTTACAGTATTAGCCGGAACACTATTTTCTTGTAAAAAGGATAACAAAGAAATTCAAGAACCAGAACAAGGAAAATTTGAAAATGGATTTTTTGTGATTAACGAAGGCTGGTATGGCCATGGTACAGGTTCAGTAAGCTTTTTTGACGCTGCTTCAGGCTCATTAAAAGACAGTGTTTTTCAGAAAGAAAACCCAGGAAAAGACTTTGAACCTAAAAGCTCAACTATGCAATTTGCAACCATATTTAACAAAAACCTATATGTTGTAAGTAAAATAGGTGGCCCCGTTGTAGTGGCTGATGCTAAGACACTTAAAGAAGTTGGTAGAATTCCTGCATCTCCTCAGAGTGATTGGCGTGCTTTTGTGGGGCTTGATGAAAATAATGGACTTTTAAGCAGCAGTAAAGGTATTTTTAAAGTTAACCTTAAAACTTACGATGCACCTACACAACTTGCTGGAACCAGCGGCCAGACAGGTGATATGTTAAAAGCCGGAAAATATGTTTATACACTTTCTCAATCAGAGGGAGCGGTAATTTACAATGCCGCAGACCTCACAGTAGCCAAAAAGATAAAGAATGTTTCACTGGGCTTTGCTCAAACTCCAAACAATAAGGTATGGTATACAAAAGGAAAATTCCTTTATAACTCCGATCCTTTAACCTTGGCTACCGATAGTGTAGAATTGCCTTTTACGCCTGCAAGCACATGGTTTGCCTGGTTTTCATCGCCAATAATAGCATCTACTAAAGAAAATACAGTTTTCCTTCTAAAGTCGCCTTCTTTTGGCGGTGGTAAAATGTTGTATAGGTATATAGAAGGAAATAAAGCTTCATTAGATCAGCCTTTTATAACTACTCCGGATAAGCAATCTTTTTATAAAAAGAACCTGGGTTATTACGCTAAAACAAATCAGATTGTTACAACAACTGTTCAGGACGGATATGGAGCTAACTACGCAGTAAACAATATTTATTTTTATGATGCTACTTCGGGTAAGTTGGCTAAACAGATTCCTTACGAAGGATATTATTTTCCGGCAATGTTTGTGTTTCATTAA
- a CDS encoding PKD domain-containing protein, with amino-acid sequence MRFNQKNVLGLSSIILFQLCLSSCSKEKAVDEDIYIPRPVTSTSSKFINKIYEYQPAPGQFINESLGSPDGAQKIIGDVKNTSLVSLGAFGGFIVFGFDHSILNNEGNDLAIYGNPLGPIQQWSEPGIVQVSQDKNGNGLPDDEWYELAGSEHSSVSTIKNYEITYYNPKATANVTWKDNQGKTGSVDVNRFHNHNYYPLFAENQDSVKFKGTLLKSTWGTIGSIFVNSAFEWGYTDSYSTGDDYATKRYNSFDLSNAIDKNGKAISLNAVDFIKVYTGQNEKGNTLLGEISTEVGGAADLNIK; translated from the coding sequence ATGAGATTCAATCAAAAAAATGTTCTTGGTCTTTCATCGATTATCCTTTTTCAGCTTTGTTTAAGTTCATGTTCAAAGGAAAAAGCAGTTGATGAAGACATTTATATTCCGCGTCCCGTAACAAGTACCAGCAGTAAATTCATTAATAAAATATATGAATATCAGCCAGCTCCCGGTCAATTTATTAATGAGTCATTAGGAAGTCCGGATGGTGCACAGAAAATTATAGGTGATGTTAAAAATACCAGCCTTGTATCTTTAGGGGCTTTTGGAGGCTTCATTGTTTTTGGTTTTGATCATTCTATTCTTAATAATGAAGGCAATGACCTTGCTATTTACGGAAATCCTTTAGGACCAATACAACAATGGTCTGAACCAGGAATTGTTCAGGTTAGTCAGGATAAAAATGGAAATGGTTTGCCTGATGACGAATGGTATGAGCTTGCCGGAAGTGAGCATAGCTCTGTAAGTACTATTAAGAACTATGAAATCACTTATTATAACCCAAAGGCGACTGCAAATGTTACCTGGAAAGATAACCAAGGAAAGACAGGAAGTGTTGATGTGAACAGATTCCATAATCATAACTACTATCCGCTATTTGCTGAAAATCAGGATAGTGTCAAATTCAAAGGTACCTTACTGAAATCTACATGGGGTACCATAGGAAGCATTTTTGTAAACAGTGCATTTGAATGGGGTTATACAGATAGCTATTCAACTGGCGACGATTATGCCACTAAACGTTATAACTCGTTCGACTTGTCGAATGCAATTGATAAAAACGGTAAAGCAATAAGCCTTAATGCTGTTGATTTTATAAAAGTTTATACCGGTCAAAATGAAAAAGGCAATACTTTACTAGGCGAAATATCTACAGAAGTAGGGGGAGCAGCAGATTTAAATATAAAATAA
- a CDS encoding STN and carboxypeptidase regulatory-like domain-containing protein codes for MRLKIIIALLFITGYCNAQFSVSNYMRNLDRRVDLDIKQQPISEVLNKMSKVGDFYFSYTGSLFKQDSIVNMKVKNMQVRDILDRLFNGKVDYKETGKYIILRYAANHLTIEPENITSADKLYIISGYVIDTETGKKIKQASVYEKRLLQSTLTDNEGYFRLRFKGEHTDVTLTASKDTYRDTSLVFLADITVKPEGYKDEDSEQGGEVFNSIENSGISRFFISSKQRMQSLNIPDFFANTPFQASLTPGLSTHGIMSSQVINKVSLNVLGGYTAGTDGVEVAGLFNLTKGNVKKLQIAGLFNGVGGSVDGVQVAGLLNDVRTNVKGVQVAGFLNHVKEKVEGFQIAGFGNVVSKEMKGIQIAGFGNLTSKNLNGMQIAGFGNMTSQRMKGTQIAGFFNYAKEMDGLQISIVNISGKSDGYSIGLVNYVHHGYHKLSFSTNETINANASFKMGNAKLYNIILVGKNFADSANIETAGLGFGHDFIISNRFSVAAEITSQYLYLGNWDYSNFLHRFQTNLQIQLVKGIALFGGPIYSIYRSEAPEGSSGKGYKQNIAPAKHDYISKRAKGWIGWNVGITIM; via the coding sequence ATGAGATTAAAAATAATCATAGCCCTATTATTTATAACCGGATATTGTAATGCCCAGTTTTCTGTATCCAACTATATGCGTAATTTGGATAGAAGGGTTGATCTGGATATAAAGCAACAACCGATCTCTGAGGTGCTCAATAAAATGAGTAAGGTAGGCGACTTCTATTTCTCTTACACTGGGTCTTTGTTTAAACAGGACAGCATAGTAAACATGAAGGTGAAAAACATGCAGGTTAGAGATATACTTGACCGCCTGTTTAATGGAAAAGTAGATTATAAGGAAACCGGAAAATACATTATTCTTCGTTACGCTGCCAATCACCTTACTATAGAGCCTGAAAATATTACTAGCGCCGATAAATTATATATTATTAGCGGTTATGTTATTGATACGGAAACAGGTAAAAAAATAAAACAGGCAAGTGTTTACGAAAAGCGACTACTGCAATCTACACTTACAGACAATGAGGGGTATTTTAGGCTTCGTTTTAAGGGCGAACATACTGATGTAACCCTTACAGCCAGTAAAGACACATATAGGGATACTTCGCTAGTTTTTTTAGCAGATATCACAGTTAAACCGGAGGGTTATAAAGATGAAGATTCTGAACAAGGTGGCGAAGTTTTCAATTCCATTGAGAATTCAGGAATCAGCAGATTCTTTATTTCTTCAAAACAAAGGATGCAGAGTTTAAACATACCTGATTTCTTTGCAAATACGCCCTTTCAGGCTTCCCTTACCCCTGGTTTAAGCACACACGGCATAATGAGTTCGCAGGTGATAAATAAAGTATCGCTGAATGTTTTAGGTGGTTATACTGCGGGAACAGACGGTGTTGAAGTGGCTGGCCTGTTTAACTTAACCAAAGGAAATGTTAAAAAGTTACAGATAGCCGGGTTATTTAATGGTGTTGGTGGCTCTGTAGATGGTGTGCAGGTGGCCGGTCTGCTTAATGATGTAAGAACAAATGTTAAAGGTGTGCAGGTGGCAGGATTCTTAAATCATGTAAAAGAGAAGGTCGAGGGTTTTCAGATAGCAGGTTTTGGTAATGTAGTATCCAAAGAGATGAAGGGTATACAAATTGCCGGTTTTGGAAACCTTACTTCTAAAAACCTTAATGGAATGCAAATAGCCGGCTTTGGCAATATGACCTCTCAACGAATGAAAGGAACTCAGATAGCGGGTTTCTTTAATTACGCAAAGGAAATGGATGGTTTACAGATTAGTATTGTAAATATTTCCGGAAAGTCTGATGGTTATAGCATAGGCCTGGTCAACTATGTTCATCATGGCTATCATAAGCTTAGTTTTTCTACCAACGAAACTATTAATGCAAATGCATCATTTAAAATGGGCAATGCGAAATTGTACAATATCATATTGGTTGGAAAAAACTTTGCCGATTCTGCTAACATCGAAACTGCAGGCCTGGGCTTTGGCCATGATTTTATTATCAGCAACAGGTTCTCTGTAGCTGCCGAGATAACTTCTCAGTATTTATACCTGGGTAATTGGGATTATTCAAACTTCCTGCACAGGTTCCAAACCAATCTCCAAATTCAGCTGGTTAAAGGAATAGCATTATTTGGCGGACCGATATATTCCATTTATCGTTCAGAAGCACCTGAAGGTTCAAGCGGCAAAGGCTACAAGCAAAATATTGCCCCCGCAAAGCATGATTACATTAGCAAAAGAGCCAAAGGCTGGATTGGTTGGAATGTAGGTATTACAATTATGTAG
- a CDS encoding DUF4833 domain-containing protein, protein MRTTVIASLQSFWQDLISVFGAAPLPINDLNQLQKSAPDLMVYALPVVFFCTALEYGFSHFAEHKSYEKKETIGSVFIGLGNLAVNLLMKAVLLYGAIWIYNALPWRMSLNWWTLIPCFIVYDCCSYWSHRISHFNRFFWATHVVHHSAEHYNLTVAFRQSWVQHFKIVFFIPVASMGFNPVILFVASQLSTLYQFWVHTEAIGKLHPFIEKYFGTPSNHRVHHGSQDKYLDKNFGATFMIWDHLFGTFQYEEEKPVYGLTTPVDSKTNPFILNFHEYRDMIKDVRQSDGIKEILFFIFASPGKIYRHKLTNIEKANGTPVVDKKTHIKNKKIKALKFAGMLLVIILLLSQSLNTLSQPSKKVDESEPLALPTPKGENLLFFLQRNPDANTVIYELNFKSTGVLDPENPVKGSWIRYTEQGKYKELTGIERRFAYGVKCKALQNDEFEIRLVAYKKLPLYLKRSETDNKYKIYIKDEGKDLLLKRVFVRVNGGSFWFPKVEYIDLITVNSASGIEFLKRIEI, encoded by the coding sequence ATGAGAACAACAGTCATTGCATCGCTTCAATCATTTTGGCAAGATTTAATCTCTGTGTTCGGGGCAGCACCACTTCCAATTAATGATCTTAATCAGTTACAGAAAAGTGCTCCTGATTTAATGGTATATGCCTTGCCTGTGGTATTCTTCTGTACGGCTCTTGAATATGGATTTTCTCATTTCGCTGAGCATAAAAGCTATGAAAAGAAGGAAACTATAGGATCAGTTTTTATTGGCCTCGGCAATTTGGCTGTAAACCTATTAATGAAAGCAGTATTGCTTTATGGAGCCATTTGGATATATAATGCTTTGCCATGGCGTATGAGTCTGAACTGGTGGACTTTGATTCCTTGTTTTATAGTTTATGATTGCTGCAGTTATTGGTCGCACCGCATTTCACACTTTAACAGGTTCTTTTGGGCAACACATGTTGTACACCACTCTGCCGAGCATTACAATTTAACAGTAGCTTTTAGACAAAGCTGGGTACAGCATTTTAAAATCGTCTTTTTTATACCTGTAGCTTCAATGGGATTTAATCCGGTTATATTATTTGTAGCCAGCCAATTGAGCACATTATATCAATTTTGGGTACATACCGAAGCCATTGGAAAATTACATCCTTTTATTGAAAAGTACTTTGGTACTCCATCTAACCACAGGGTTCATCACGGTAGTCAGGATAAATATCTTGACAAGAACTTCGGTGCTACCTTTATGATCTGGGACCATTTGTTCGGTACTTTTCAATACGAAGAAGAAAAGCCTGTTTATGGTCTTACAACCCCGGTTGATAGTAAAACTAATCCCTTTATTTTAAATTTTCATGAGTACAGGGATATGATTAAGGATGTTAGGCAAAGTGATGGAATTAAAGAAATACTTTTCTTCATTTTTGCAAGTCCTGGTAAAATTTACAGACACAAACTTACCAATATTGAAAAGGCAAATGGAACTCCTGTTGTAGATAAAAAAACGCACATTAAAAACAAGAAAATAAAAGCTTTAAAGTTTGCCGGCATGCTATTGGTAATTATTTTATTGTTAAGCCAGTCGTTAAATACGTTAAGTCAGCCTTCAAAAAAGGTTGATGAGTCTGAACCCCTGGCCCTGCCTACCCCTAAAGGAGAGAACCTCTTGTTTTTTCTTCAGAGAAACCCAGATGCAAATACGGTAATTTATGAACTCAATTTTAAAAGTACTGGGGTCCTTGACCCTGAAAACCCTGTAAAAGGATCGTGGATAAGATATACAGAACAAGGTAAATACAAGGAGCTAACTGGCATTGAACGCAGATTTGCTTACGGAGTTAAATGTAAAGCATTACAAAATGATGAATTTGAGATAAGATTGGTTGCTTACAAAAAGCTGCCCTTGTACCTTAAAAGATCTGAAACAGACAATAAATATAAGATTTACATAAAAGATGAGGGAAAGGATTTATTGCTAAAAAGGGTTTTTGTTAGGGTTAATGGCGGCTCATTCTGGTTCCCGAAAGTGGAGTATATTGATTTGATAACAGTAAATAGTGCTTCGGGCATAGAGTTTTTAAAACGAATAGAGATTTAG
- a CDS encoding cell surface protein — MNIKYYLLFILLSISVLSACTKDEDAEQAPVVKMKIEDSPINGRVNEKIAFLAFNVNNKVYDEEWKLDGEVTSTGSSYDFTPLKAGIYNVEYTATNSSGSFNYKYVVNVGIPTVPSNPGSNNYVTKVFEYLPAPGQFTNKSIGTLEGAKSLEGKEGIVSLGAWGGYIVLGFDHTVINENQKDDIVIYGNAQANWAEPGVVWVMQDENGNGKPDDTWYELKGSEFGNEGYIRDYEVTYTKPATGGNVLWKDNKGKTGVVTIAGTSQAFPSWITGNEYTLKGALLPSSHINPQTPTYITSKPFEFGYADNKVGGDNIDIANAIDKDGKVVHLAGIDFIKIQTGIQADLGWLGELSTEIIGVADLNLAK; from the coding sequence ATGAACATTAAATATTACTTGCTTTTCATTTTATTGAGCATTAGTGTTCTATCTGCATGTACAAAAGACGAGGATGCAGAGCAGGCACCAGTTGTTAAAATGAAAATAGAAGATAGCCCCATAAATGGGAGGGTTAACGAAAAGATTGCATTTTTAGCATTTAATGTAAATAACAAGGTTTATGATGAGGAGTGGAAATTAGATGGGGAAGTTACCAGTACTGGCTCATCGTACGATTTTACACCACTAAAAGCAGGTATATATAACGTAGAGTACACTGCTACCAATAGCAGTGGCTCTTTTAACTATAAGTATGTGGTTAATGTAGGCATACCAACTGTACCTTCAAATCCGGGAAGCAATAATTACGTAACCAAAGTATTTGAATATTTACCTGCTCCAGGACAGTTTACCAACAAATCTATAGGAACACTTGAAGGTGCAAAAAGCCTTGAAGGTAAAGAAGGTATAGTGTCGCTTGGTGCCTGGGGAGGCTATATTGTGCTAGGTTTTGACCACACTGTAATTAATGAAAATCAGAAAGACGATATCGTTATTTATGGTAATGCACAGGCTAACTGGGCAGAGCCGGGTGTGGTGTGGGTAATGCAGGATGAGAATGGAAATGGTAAACCGGATGATACCTGGTATGAACTAAAAGGAAGTGAGTTTGGTAATGAAGGATATATCCGCGATTATGAAGTAACTTATACAAAACCAGCCACAGGCGGTAATGTATTATGGAAAGACAATAAAGGAAAAACAGGGGTAGTTACTATTGCAGGTACTTCTCAGGCTTTTCCGTCATGGATAACAGGAAACGAATACACACTTAAAGGAGCATTGCTGCCTTCATCACATATAAATCCACAAACACCAACATATATTACAAGTAAACCTTTTGAATTTGGATATGCCGACAATAAAGTAGGCGGCGATAATATAGATATTGCCAATGCCATTGATAAAGATGGAAAAGTGGTACACCTTGCAGGTATAGATTTCATCAAAATTCAAACAGGTATCCAGGCAGATCTTGGTTGGTTAGGTGAGCTGTCAACAGAAATAATAGGTGTTGCTGATTTAAATCTGGCCAAATAA
- a CDS encoding RNA polymerase sigma-70 factor: MINQPDTLHQYDDKAFEQMFKAHYKELHSYANIMLRDQDIAEEIVQSMFLKFWEKRELLNVQTSIKAYLYKCVYNDSLNYLKHQKVKTKYQDFTIHTMNNHHEAASSRVELNELEFKLQEALNELPEHCRTIFQMSRFEELKYREIAEQLDLSIKTVENQMGKALKILRLKLADFITLILPGIIMFYKDFFN; the protein is encoded by the coding sequence GTGATAAATCAACCCGACACACTGCATCAATATGATGACAAGGCATTTGAACAAATGTTCAAAGCTCATTATAAAGAGCTTCACTCCTACGCTAATATAATGCTTAGAGATCAAGACATTGCAGAAGAAATTGTTCAATCTATGTTTCTTAAATTCTGGGAAAAGAGAGAATTGTTAAACGTACAAACTTCAATAAAAGCATATCTCTACAAATGTGTTTATAACGATAGCTTAAATTACCTTAAGCATCAAAAAGTTAAAACAAAATATCAGGATTTTACAATTCACACCATGAACAATCATCATGAGGCAGCATCATCAAGAGTAGAGCTTAATGAGCTTGAATTTAAGCTGCAAGAAGCATTAAATGAATTACCTGAACATTGCAGAACTATTTTTCAGATGAGCAGGTTTGAGGAATTAAAATATAGAGAGATAGCTGAACAGCTGGACCTTTCAATTAAAACAGTTGAGAACCAGATGGGGAAAGCTTTAAAAATATTACGTTTGAAACTAGCCGATTTCATTACACTAATTTTACCAGGCATAATAATGTTTTACAAGGATTTTTTTAATTAA
- a CDS encoding SIR2 family NAD-dependent protein deacylase, with protein sequence MKRKLVVLTGAGISAESGLKTFRDTDGLWEGYNVYDVATPEAWKRNPAMVQDFYNQRRKQVLEAEPNAAHRALADLEAFFDVQIITQNIDDLHERAGSSNVTHLHGVITRSQSDINPELTYPINGWELKTGTYCELGSQLRPHVVWFGEDVPMIGPATKICSKAHVFMLIGTSLAVYPAAGLINFVPRTTVKYIIDPKIPEVDRYKNIVKIEKAATAGVAEVVKMLTAT encoded by the coding sequence ATGAAAAGGAAACTTGTGGTGCTAACAGGGGCAGGCATTAGCGCAGAAAGCGGTTTAAAAACCTTTAGAGATACCGATGGACTATGGGAAGGGTACAACGTGTATGATGTGGCCACCCCAGAGGCCTGGAAACGTAATCCTGCAATGGTACAGGACTTCTATAATCAAAGAAGAAAGCAAGTGCTGGAAGCCGAACCAAATGCGGCTCACAGGGCCCTTGCAGACCTAGAAGCATTTTTTGATGTACAGATTATTACCCAAAACATTGATGATTTGCATGAACGAGCAGGCTCGTCAAATGTTACCCATTTACACGGTGTAATTACCCGATCTCAATCAGACATAAATCCTGAACTAACCTATCCCATAAATGGATGGGAACTTAAAACAGGAACGTACTGTGAACTAGGTTCGCAATTAAGACCTCATGTTGTTTGGTTTGGAGAAGATGTACCTATGATAGGTCCCGCTACTAAAATTTGTTCAAAAGCACATGTTTTTATGTTGATTGGAACTTCTTTGGCTGTTTATCCGGCAGCAGGATTAATAAACTTTGTTCCCCGAACTACAGTTAAATATATAATTGATCCTAAAATACCTGAGGTAGACCGATATAAGAATATTGTTAAGATAGAAAAAGCAGCAACAGCAGGAGTTGCAGAAGTTGTAAAAATGTTAACTGCTACATAA